The genome window TTGCGTAGCTTGTATCCTCACAATTGGAATCGCCATAATCGGGATGATTGGGATTATAGAGGTTCTCTTGGCTTTGGTAGAGTCGTATCAGCTTGCGTTTATCATGACTGGTTAAGGATGAACTTGAATACGACTTAATACGACTTATTTGAGACACTTTCCGCTGATTGGTCTTTGTTTTCCTCTTGAATCGTAGCAGAAAAGGTAAAATTTTGAAGAAGCTGCGAATTGCATGATTTTTGTGTGATTGATCACTAGTAGATCTGGAGATGTCTTCGACCCTCTTGACTGGCTTCGACTGGCTGCTTGTGGTCTTGGATATCATTGCGGAAGGCCTGGAAgagttttgtttgtgtttttgtgccATCTTCGGCAATGCGGCGTTTCAGCAAATAGATGTTCGAGTTGCTTTGCAATTTGGGTTCGTAGTTCTGTGAAGGCAGCAGcataattactttttatttatattttaatttttgtaacacggcacgaaaaattaaaaaacattcaaaatttgaaacacttaaaattttaaatggcTGCCGTTATATGTAGAGTAGAGACTGCTTATCGATTGTAAATGCAAAGCAGAATTGATCGGAAAGGATTGAAAAAATCGATGCGCTACCTCTGTAAAGTCCGCCGTTAATAACAGCCAGATGGTGTTAAACTCTGTTAACTGGGCATTGGAAAGGGgcagtggtatattttgtgttctgcataataatatatacttctttgattaaaatactgaagtacttttaaaatacttttcaagGTACTTCGCTTCAAGCTGCAGTCAATTTTTCCTTCATGTTATTAGTATTTTACTGTTGAATATTTCGAAAagagtattttttaaatataaatctgAACAACTATTAGTGAAGGACATTCTTTACTGCTCATGCGTTTTTCTGTTTTGACTGCACTGATgttggcaaatgcaaaatcgATTTCTTTAAACATCGATCAATCGattttgttatcgatattttCTTCATCtctaacaacaataataaataaatgaagcaacaacaacaacaaacatacaaCAATAAGTTACGTGAAAATATAAATGGAAATACGAGAAAAAAGCTAAATGACATGGTCAAATGCCACATACGTGAATCAGACAAATTGTTGTAAGCACACACTCGAcgtcaattaaattgaaaatagagTTTGCTGTGTTTTCATTCGGGCATGTGACGTTTCCTCCATTCAAAttaaggcagcaacaacagttttattaaattgctgGCAAAACGCACCGGGGGTGCTAATTACATGGTTAACGAACAGAAATTGTCAGTTGAAAAATTGCTCGTTTTAAGAGCACATAAAAATAgttaactataaataaaaataatacacgCCCGGCAGTAATTTAGCACAAAAAAGATAGTGCAGACTAAATTTGAACGATTACCAATACACTcgcacatgcatacatacacatacatacatgaaaAGTGCAATAAATCAATGCCCTGCTGCCAGAAGGCGGAAGTGAGTgaccaaagcaaagcagcgaaagcaaagcaacaacaataacaaagaaaacaagaCTGAGGCGGCTGCAGGCAAACAGATAAGaacttttaattacatttctgAATTACAACTTGGAGGATAAACAAAATGGATGAGGTTTTCTCATTACACATGGAAAAGCTCGATGTCTACGATGGttagtatatacataaatatgcttaaaaatatgtgaataatattaagtaaataaGTATTAATTGTTCGTTCGTCATTTTATATCTGAAACGGGGTCGTCCTCGTTCCTTCTATTGTCGTCAGCGTATTCGGGGTTATTCAAGATCTCGTCTATAAGGCGATCCTGTTCCTCGTTCTTGCGACCGTTTATGATCATTTTACGCAGTACATTAATATGATTCTTTTCCAATTTGATGCTTTGCGTCAGTTTGATATTTTCTTCCTTTAGCTTTTCTATGCGCTTCTTACGCTCCACAGCCGATTGCCGTGTCTTCTCACGCGTGCGCTGCACTGcctataaaattaaaaatatatatagaaattacAGCCAGATGCTATTTTGGGtctgttgttatttgttgctattgcttaCTTACCTCATtattcttctttcttttcaaCTTGTATGCGGGATCCTCTGACTGTGGACTTGTCTCACCGCTTGCGCTGCCCCTTGACGTTCCTGCAGTACTTCTCCTGGCCGGCATTCTCTCGGtgataattttaatatgtatttaatttaaatgctattTTATTTCCAAGCACGTCAAAAATGTAGCCCAACAAATGCAATGTCGTTGTGAAATTACAACGCGAATGATGTACCAAAGCGTAATTTGTAAAACATATGTGGCGAACTAGTGTTGAAAAACGAGCAACACGGCAGCTAGAGATGGGgtattattatacaattaatCTACCAAGTTGAATGtactaacaaaaacaaaaaataattttagcaTCATTTATGTACAATAGttaaagaaagaaattaaTCGTTAGTAACCTCCAACAACAATTATGGTTTTGCTCAGAACTTGGTATTATTTTGCCGTTATGTTAGACAACTCTATAagttaatacaatttgtttgtaaagACTGATTTCTTGTATGTAGTTGATTAAGAAGATCCGCAAATTGaacgaaataaattttacaatacaGAAGCTAAACAAAAACCGATGTGAATAATGTGAAATGTAAAacgtattatttaataaataatgttttgaatattatacCTCTTTTGAATTCGTTCTTTTTTGTGCGATAAAACCAAACTTATCGATAAAACAGTGTGTAGCTTTTTGCAACACTTGTTTTActattgcaattttttatttggcaaCCGGCACTTTGTAAAATGTCTTCGCCCGCTCCACCCAAATCACCGGAATTATccgataaaagcaaaaaatatgaTAGACAAATCAGGTAACTATCAACACTTAAGTGTTAGATGCAATTAATGCCAAGAACTTGGAATACAGACTATGGGGCGAACACGGACAAACATTGCTGGAGGCGGCCACAATTTGTTTGGTTAATGTGACGGCTGTGGGTTGTGAGGTGGCCAAAGGACTCGTGTTGCCTGGAATTGGTGGCTTCACCATAGCCGATGGCAGCACCGTCAAAGAGGAGGACTTGGGCAACAAGTAAGCAACAAATAAGATGCCACTTAGTTCACTGTTAATTATTAAAAGCTTGCGTATAGTTTCTTCTTAGACAGTAGCTATTTGGGGCAATCCAAAGCCTTGGCCTGCAAGCAATTGCTACAGGAGCTCAATCCCGATGTGGATGGCGATTATGTGGACGAGAGTGTGGACTACATTCTAGCGAATCGTCCCAATTTCTTTGATAGTTTCAATTTGGTAATTGCCTCCAATCTAAATGAACAATCATTGCTGCTACTTGCGAATCGTTTGTGGGAATCCAATGTGCCCTTTGTCTATTGCCGTTCCCTGGGTATGTTGGGCACCATTCGCCTGCAATTGAAGGAACATTGTGTGGTCGAAGCGCACCCAGACAATCGTCAATACGATTTGCGCTTGGAGCAACCATTTGAAGCGTTGCGCGATCATTTGGAAGCCACAGAAGTGACCAATAAAGTGCCATGGCTGTTGGTGctctacaaatatttgaagGTTTGGCAGAAACAGCAAGGCGACGGTCGACAGGCGCCCACCAATTACAAAGAGAAGACAAAGCTACGTGAAGCAATCAGAGAGGAGATGAAATCGGATGAGGAGAACTATGAGGAGGCAATCAAGGCAGTAAACACAGCATTTGGCGCTGGCGTGGTGCCCAGTTCGCTCAAGGCCATATTCGAGGATGATGCCTGCGAGCAGCTGCATAAAAAGGTAGAGTAGCAGAAACAAAAGAGTtcttaacaatattttatgattatcCAGAGTGACGTCTTCTGGATTATGGCCAAGGCATTGAAGCATTTTGTGGTAGAGGATAACAAGGGACTGCTGCCACTGGCAGGCGTGCTGCCTGATATGACAGCCAACACTGACTCTTACATTGCCCTGCAGCACATCTATCGGCAACAAGCTTTGCAGGATGCAGATCAGGTCTATCACAAATGCCAGGACTATCTCAAGCAGCTGTCTCTGCCAGCAGACAGCATAGATGAACGCACTGTGCGTTTGCTATGCCGCGAAGCGTCGGGTTTGGCTATCCTCCGAGGCACACGCATTGCCGATGAGTACGAGAAGAGCTGTCGCTTGCTTCCCCTAGGTATGTATTCAACtagtttgtttcaaatatgTTTTGAAATCACAGATGCTTGTTGTAATCGGTAAGCATTAGTTGAAAACTCGCTATAGTAGGGTTTCtgacaaattttaatttataattttgaaatggaGTAGGAGTTTTGGAAATCTGTTATTATATTGTCTTCCTAgctgtatattttgaagtacGTATTGTTGAAATATGGTTGAGCGGTATAACTGGTTGTTGTCTTTATTAAGCATCCTTTAATTGTCCGTTAAATTTTTATAGATCTTTTAACACGGtcgaaaatttgaatttttcagttttgcgCTGATACCATATTACTTATCAATAagtataagtatgtatatataatcatggcttttatttttgttatccACAGTGGAGGACAATGAACTACAGGGCACTTTAACCGCCTACAACTTCGCCCTGCGCGCCTATGAGCGTTTCCTCAGCGAGTGTGGCAGCATTCCCGGCGAATGTGCCGTCGAACAGGACATCGGACGTCTCAAGAGCATTGCCAGCAAAATGCTCAATGATCTGGGCTTGCATGTGAACCTCAGCGATGATGTGCTCCATGAGATTTGTCGCTATGGTGGCGCCGAGTTGCATGCGGTCTCTGCTTTCATTGGTAAATGTGCTTAGATTGCTTATGGCTTTCCacaattcatatttttgttttcgcttttgcAGGAGGTTGTGCGGCTCAGGAGGTTATCAAGATCATTACCAAACAATACAAACCAATTGATAATACATTTATCTACAATGCTATTAGCACTGAAAGTGTCACGTTGAAGTTGTAAAACAATTCCAGTTCCCTATTGTAAtaattgtttgaatattaaattcacCTGTGAAGacttaatatatttgaagCTGTGGTATTAGATATTTTCGATGTTGGCTGGTGTAAAGGAACTTATCACTAAATTCCGATATCTCTCAAAAAGGCAAAATGCCATTAAAATGTAGTAAAACGCGTTGAGTACAAATTTTAGCATCGCAGCTTTAATTGTTTGAGCTGTGCATTGACAAGTGAAtcactataaatattatagatacacaaaatttcaaatagacaattttccttttttaattaaaaaaatatggaGTCTATAATCGAAGAAACTATCCAACAATGTAATTGATTTAATAGagtaagttttatttaaaaatattcgaTTACAAAGTGAGGCTTGTTTGGTGCTTGATCCACTCAAGAAAACTAGTCACGCGGGTGAAACCAGCGGT of Drosophila nasuta strain 15112-1781.00 chromosome 3, ASM2355853v1, whole genome shotgun sequence contains these proteins:
- the LOC132789021 gene encoding uncharacterized protein LOC132789021, yielding MDEVFSLHMEKLDVYDVLLLAGILSVIILICI
- the LOC132789020 gene encoding CCAAT/enhancer-binding protein gamma, with amino-acid sequence MPARRSTAGTSRGSASGETSPQSEDPAYKLKRKKNNEAVQRTREKTRQSAVERKKRIEKLKEENIKLTQSIKLEKNHINVLRKMIINGRKNEEQDRLIDEILNNPEYADDNRRNEDDPVSDIK
- the LOC132789018 gene encoding nedd8-activating enzyme E1 regulatory subunit, which codes for MSSPAPPKSPELSDKSKKYDRQIRLWGEHGQTLLEAATICLVNVTAVGCEVAKGLVLPGIGGFTIADGSTVKEEDLGNNFFLDSSYLGQSKALACKQLLQELNPDVDGDYVDESVDYILANRPNFFDSFNLVIASNLNEQSLLLLANRLWESNVPFVYCRSLGMLGTIRLQLKEHCVVEAHPDNRQYDLRLEQPFEALRDHLEATEVTNKVPWLLVLYKYLKVWQKQQGDGRQAPTNYKEKTKLREAIREEMKSDEENYEEAIKAVNTAFGAGVVPSSLKAIFEDDACEQLHKKSDVFWIMAKALKHFVVEDNKGLLPLAGVLPDMTANTDSYIALQHIYRQQALQDADQVYHKCQDYLKQLSLPADSIDERTVRLLCREASGLAILRGTRIADEYEKSCRLLPLVEDNELQGTLTAYNFALRAYERFLSECGSIPGECAVEQDIGRLKSIASKMLNDLGLHVNLSDDVLHEICRYGGAELHAVSAFIGGCAAQEVIKIITKQYKPIDNTFIYNAISTESVTLKL